In Calidithermus timidus DSM 17022, the following are encoded in one genomic region:
- the glmU gene encoding bifunctional UDP-N-acetylglucosamine diphosphorylase/glucosamine-1-phosphate N-acetyltransferase GlmU, whose translation MKHAVVILAAGLGTRMKSKLPKVLHPLLGKPMVAYVVETALRSGAEKVVVVVGHGLEQVREALGGYEGLEFAVQEQQLGTAHALKQARKALRGFKGPVVVVQGDTPLTSTETLTGLVEALGKEGMALLTMRLENPSGYGRILRDKRGEIIANIEHKDATPEQREIKEINAGVYCFDSHVWEALEHVSNDNAAGEYYLPDLIRVYRERGKRVVGLLSDDPGELLGINTRAQLAEVEGILLQRLREYWMNQGVRMIQPQTIYLEPSVQLAPDVTLWPGVILRGDTRIGEGCEIGAYCVLSDMVLEPHVTLRPHVVAEKSHMKSGSDAGPFARFRPGVLIEEEAHVGNFVEMKNTHMRRGAKAGHVSYLGDTDIGEGANIGAGTVVANYDGQRKHKTVIGKGAFTGSNSTLVAPLEVGEGAYIAAGSTVNKNIPQDALAIARARQENKEGYVKRLRERKK comes from the coding sequence ATGAAACATGCCGTCGTGATCCTGGCTGCGGGCCTGGGCACCCGCATGAAGTCGAAGTTGCCCAAGGTGCTCCACCCGCTGCTGGGCAAGCCCATGGTGGCCTACGTCGTCGAGACCGCGCTGCGAAGCGGCGCGGAGAAGGTGGTGGTGGTGGTCGGCCACGGCCTCGAGCAGGTTCGGGAAGCGCTAGGGGGCTATGAGGGCCTCGAGTTCGCTGTACAGGAACAGCAGCTTGGCACGGCTCACGCCCTCAAGCAGGCCAGGAAGGCCCTCCGAGGCTTCAAGGGACCGGTGGTGGTGGTCCAGGGCGACACCCCCCTCACCTCCACAGAAACCCTCACCGGCCTGGTCGAGGCCTTAGGCAAGGAAGGCATGGCCCTGCTGACCATGCGGCTGGAGAACCCAAGCGGCTACGGGCGCATCCTGCGCGACAAGCGCGGGGAGATCATCGCCAACATCGAGCACAAAGACGCCACGCCCGAGCAGCGCGAAATCAAGGAGATCAACGCCGGGGTCTACTGCTTCGACAGCCACGTTTGGGAAGCGCTCGAGCACGTCAGCAACGACAACGCCGCCGGGGAGTACTACCTGCCCGACCTCATCCGGGTCTACCGTGAGCGGGGTAAGCGGGTGGTGGGGCTGCTGAGCGACGACCCCGGCGAGCTCTTAGGGATCAACACCCGCGCCCAACTCGCCGAGGTCGAGGGCATCCTGCTCCAGAGGCTGCGCGAATACTGGATGAACCAGGGTGTGCGGATGATCCAGCCCCAGACCATCTACCTCGAGCCCTCGGTCCAACTCGCCCCCGACGTGACGCTGTGGCCCGGTGTGATCCTCAGGGGCGACACCCGCATCGGCGAGGGTTGTGAGATCGGGGCTTACTGCGTGCTCAGCGACATGGTGCTCGAGCCCCACGTCACCCTGCGCCCGCACGTCGTGGCCGAGAAGTCGCACATGAAAAGCGGCTCCGACGCCGGCCCTTTCGCCCGCTTCCGCCCCGGCGTGCTCATCGAGGAGGAAGCCCACGTGGGCAACTTCGTCGAGATGAAAAACACCCACATGCGCCGAGGGGCCAAGGCCGGGCACGTGAGCTATCTGGGCGACACCGACATCGGTGAGGGGGCCAACATTGGCGCGGGCACCGTCGTGGCCAACTACGACGGCCAGCGCAAGCACAAAACCGTCATCGGCAAGGGGGCCTTCACCGGCTCCAACTCCACGCTGGTGGCCCCGCTCGAGGTGGGCGAGGGGGCCTACATCGCCGCAGGCAGCACGGTCAACAAGAACATTCCCCAAGACGCCCTGGCCATCGCCAGAGCGCGCCAGGAAAACAAAGAAGGCTACGTCAAGCGCCTGCGGGAACGTAAGAAGTGA
- a CDS encoding 5'-methylthioadenosine/adenosylhomocysteine nucleosidase produces the protein MSTVALFAAEGAEARALRRALGLDEALGGPKPIFRGRVGAHEVLLVETGVGKVAAASAVTYAQARFNPHWSLWAGVAGGLNPSLHSLDVLVAHDAVQWDVDITAFGRQPGELATGERFVRADIELSTRIYRAALELGYPVHWGRVASGDRFLAHPADAARLRQLFAADAVEMEGAAALWTAKDLALPMALVRTISDGADDDAHESFELFLEQASERLAQVVLKVLQ, from the coding sequence TTGAGTACCGTGGCCCTCTTCGCCGCCGAGGGGGCCGAGGCGCGGGCCTTACGCCGGGCCTTGGGCCTGGACGAGGCGCTGGGGGGCCCTAAGCCCATCTTTCGGGGCCGGGTGGGTGCCCACGAGGTTCTGCTGGTTGAAACCGGGGTGGGGAAAGTGGCGGCTGCCTCCGCGGTAACCTACGCCCAGGCCCGCTTTAACCCGCACTGGAGCCTGTGGGCGGGGGTGGCGGGTGGGCTCAACCCCAGCCTGCACTCCCTCGACGTGCTCGTGGCCCACGACGCGGTGCAGTGGGATGTGGACATCACCGCCTTTGGCCGCCAGCCGGGGGAACTGGCCACGGGCGAGCGCTTCGTGCGGGCCGATATCGAGCTTTCGACCCGCATATACCGGGCGGCGCTCGAGCTGGGCTACCCGGTTCACTGGGGTCGCGTTGCCAGCGGCGATCGCTTCCTGGCCCACCCCGCCGATGCCGCCCGCCTGCGCCAGCTTTTCGCCGCCGACGCGGTCGAGATGGAGGGCGCGGCGGCGCTGTGGACCGCCAAGGACCTGGCCTTGCCCATGGCCCTGGTGCGCACCATCTCCGACGGAGCCGATGACGACGCGCACGAGTCCTTCGAGCTGTTCCTCGAGCAGGCCTCTGAACGCTTGGCCCAGGTGGTGCTCAAGGTTTTGCAATAG
- the tatB gene encoding Sec-independent protein translocase protein TatB yields the protein MPIGMSELLIILLVALLLFGPRKLPELGRSLGQSIREFQKGARSIREEFEKAADVKELREIKEELNKPLEVKPEPSKEEAKP from the coding sequence ATGCCGATTGGAATGTCTGAGTTACTCATCATCCTGCTGGTGGCCCTGCTGTTGTTTGGCCCCCGCAAGCTGCCCGAGCTGGGGCGCAGCCTGGGGCAATCCATCCGTGAGTTCCAGAAAGGAGCCCGCAGCATCCGCGAGGAGTTCGAGAAAGCCGCCGACGTCAAGGAGCTGCGCGAGATCAAGGAGGAGCTGAACAAACCCCTCGAGGTCAAACCCGAACCCTCCAAGGAAGAGGCCAAGCCCTAG
- the lon gene encoding endopeptidase La, producing the protein MSESSSNIHVPETLPVCPVRGSVIYPTMVMPIEAGRPVSIRAIDEALARDKIILIASQRDKEVEEPGPEDMYMVGTACNILRMRKNSDGSVQMLVQAFARVRVKAYEQRKGYLEAAVEPIPELQDKEVELKALFREVKARFETVLKEGKYLSPETAQFVLNLEDPSQLADYIAFHVDFKLEDKQKLLEIASAAERLKRVLVLLDAEIELMETQRRIQQQVKEEIDRNQREYFLREQMKAIQRELHGEEGDQEVEEFREKIEALGLPEAVRGEVERELNRFARMHPDSAEASVVRTYLDWIVSLPWNTRTTDQIDLAEAARILDEEHYGLEKVKDRVLEYLAVRKLKLERVRKGELKEEEVSKGPILLFVGPPGVGKTSIAKSIARALGRKYHRVSLGGARDESDIRGHRRTYIGAMPGRIIQGLRQAGSKNPVFLLDEVDKLGVSYQGDPAAALLELLDPAQNKEFTDHYLGVPFDMSEVLFICTANFPDNIPGPLMDRMELIEFTSYIEQEKLEIAKRYLLPRQIMENGLKEKQVVFTDAAISRLINSYTREAGVRNLEREIGAVLRKAARSLLESGKKRVRIIEDDLEKYLGPARFLPEAEAREPQVGVATGMYYTPVGGDIMFVEVSATPGKGALIITGQLGEVMKESARAALTYAKRNASRFGIGLEKFDKTDLHLHVPAGAVPKEGPSAGIAITSAVVSALTEIPVRNDVAMTGEITLTGRILPIGGVREKVLGARRAGIREVILPKKNQPDLSDIPAYLRHNMVFHFVENLDEALDHSLVGGLKGLEQRAKAKREKGKARARSKTPAVARA; encoded by the coding sequence ATGAGCGAATCCAGCTCCAATATCCACGTCCCTGAAACCCTGCCGGTCTGCCCGGTGCGCGGCTCGGTCATCTACCCCACCATGGTCATGCCCATCGAAGCCGGACGGCCCGTCTCCATCCGGGCCATCGACGAGGCGCTGGCCCGCGACAAGATCATCCTCATCGCCTCGCAGCGCGACAAGGAGGTCGAGGAGCCCGGACCCGAGGACATGTACATGGTGGGCACGGCCTGCAACATCCTGCGTATGCGCAAGAACTCCGATGGCTCGGTGCAGATGCTGGTGCAGGCCTTCGCCCGCGTACGGGTAAAGGCTTACGAGCAGCGCAAGGGCTACCTCGAGGCCGCCGTCGAGCCCATCCCCGAGCTGCAGGACAAGGAAGTCGAGCTCAAGGCGCTCTTCCGCGAGGTCAAAGCCCGCTTCGAAACGGTGCTCAAGGAGGGCAAGTACCTCTCCCCGGAGACCGCCCAGTTCGTGCTCAACCTCGAGGACCCCTCCCAACTCGCCGACTACATCGCCTTCCACGTCGACTTCAAGCTCGAGGACAAGCAGAAACTCCTCGAAATCGCCTCCGCCGCCGAACGCCTCAAGCGGGTGCTGGTGCTGCTCGACGCCGAGATCGAGCTGATGGAGACCCAGCGTCGCATCCAGCAGCAGGTCAAGGAGGAGATCGACCGCAACCAGCGCGAGTACTTCCTGCGCGAGCAGATGAAGGCCATCCAGCGTGAGCTGCACGGTGAGGAGGGCGATCAGGAAGTCGAGGAATTCCGCGAGAAAATCGAGGCTTTGGGCTTGCCCGAGGCCGTCAGGGGCGAGGTCGAGCGCGAACTCAACCGCTTCGCCCGCATGCACCCCGACTCTGCCGAGGCCAGCGTGGTGCGCACCTATCTCGACTGGATCGTCTCGCTGCCCTGGAACACCCGTACCACCGATCAGATCGACCTCGCCGAGGCCGCCAGGATCCTCGACGAGGAGCACTACGGCCTGGAGAAGGTCAAGGACCGCGTGCTGGAGTACCTGGCGGTGCGTAAGCTCAAGCTCGAGCGCGTGCGCAAGGGTGAGCTGAAGGAGGAGGAAGTCAGCAAGGGGCCCATTCTGCTTTTCGTGGGGCCTCCTGGCGTGGGCAAGACCTCTATCGCCAAGTCTATCGCCCGGGCGCTGGGGCGCAAGTACCACCGCGTCAGCTTGGGGGGCGCGCGCGACGAATCGGACATCCGGGGCCACCGCCGCACCTACATCGGGGCCATGCCGGGGCGCATCATCCAGGGTCTGCGCCAGGCGGGCAGCAAGAACCCGGTCTTCTTGCTCGATGAGGTCGACAAGCTTGGAGTCTCCTACCAGGGTGATCCTGCGGCGGCGCTGCTGGAGCTGTTGGACCCGGCTCAGAACAAGGAATTCACCGACCACTACCTGGGCGTGCCCTTCGACATGAGCGAGGTGCTGTTTATCTGCACGGCCAACTTCCCCGACAACATTCCAGGCCCCTTGATGGACCGCATGGAGCTCATCGAGTTCACCAGCTACATCGAGCAGGAGAAGCTGGAGATCGCCAAGCGTTACCTGCTGCCGCGCCAGATCATGGAAAACGGGCTGAAGGAGAAGCAGGTGGTTTTCACCGACGCGGCCATCTCGCGCTTGATCAACTCCTACACCCGCGAGGCGGGGGTGCGTAACCTCGAGCGCGAGATCGGCGCGGTGTTGCGCAAGGCGGCGCGCAGCCTACTGGAGTCGGGCAAGAAGCGCGTGCGCATCATCGAGGATGACCTGGAGAAATACCTGGGCCCCGCCCGCTTCCTGCCCGAAGCCGAGGCCCGCGAACCCCAGGTGGGCGTGGCGACGGGCATGTACTACACCCCGGTGGGAGGGGACATCATGTTCGTGGAGGTCTCCGCCACACCGGGCAAGGGCGCTCTGATCATCACCGGGCAACTGGGTGAGGTCATGAAGGAATCGGCCCGCGCGGCGCTGACTTACGCCAAACGGAACGCCAGCCGCTTCGGGATTGGGCTCGAGAAGTTCGACAAGACCGACTTGCACCTGCACGTTCCGGCGGGCGCGGTACCCAAGGAGGGCCCATCGGCAGGTATCGCCATCACCAGCGCCGTGGTCTCGGCCCTGACCGAAATTCCCGTGCGCAACGACGTGGCCATGACCGGCGAGATCACCCTCACCGGGCGGATCTTGCCCATTGGGGGGGTCAGGGAGAAGGTGCTGGGTGCGCGCCGGGCGGGGATTCGTGAGGTGATCCTGCCCAAGAAAAATCAGCCCGATCTCTCCGATATCCCAGCCTACCTGCGCCACAACATGGTGTTCCACTTCGTCGAGAACCTCGACGAAGCCCTCGACCACTCCTTGGTGGGGGGTCTGAAGGGTTTGGAGCAGCGGGCCAAGGCCAAACGCGAGAAGGGCAAAGCCAGGGCCCGCTCCAAGACCCCGGCTGTGGCCAGGGCTTGA
- the tatC gene encoding twin-arginine translocase subunit TatC — MKEAPLMEHLEELRSRILWSLVAWAVMTGVAFVFRLELLALLERPLDIYNATARVKADLQVLNITEPFVTSFKIAAFGGLALALPFIVYQIWAFISPGLYDHERRLAVPFLLGAGFSFAVGVIFAYYVFLPYAVPFLLGFLGDLVKPNISLGQYMSQILAFLGVMGIVFEMPVVSYLLARLGLLSSRFLLQNWRIAIVLLITLAAIITPTVDVFNLALISVPLFVLYAISIFTARLGERGHLRAAQQAAG; from the coding sequence ATGAAAGAAGCCCCCTTGATGGAGCACCTCGAGGAGCTGCGTAGCCGCATCCTCTGGTCGCTGGTGGCCTGGGCGGTGATGACGGGGGTAGCCTTCGTCTTCCGTCTGGAGTTGCTGGCGCTGCTCGAGCGCCCCCTCGACATCTACAACGCCACCGCCCGGGTCAAGGCCGACCTGCAGGTGCTCAACATCACCGAACCCTTTGTAACCTCCTTCAAGATCGCGGCTTTCGGCGGTCTGGCCCTGGCCTTACCCTTCATCGTCTACCAGATCTGGGCCTTCATCTCACCCGGCCTCTACGACCACGAGCGCAGGCTGGCGGTTCCCTTCCTGCTGGGGGCGGGCTTTAGCTTCGCCGTGGGTGTAATCTTCGCCTACTACGTGTTCCTGCCCTACGCTGTGCCCTTCCTGTTGGGCTTTTTGGGCGACCTGGTCAAGCCCAACATCTCGCTGGGCCAGTACATGAGTCAGATCCTGGCCTTCCTGGGCGTGATGGGCATCGTCTTCGAGATGCCGGTGGTGAGCTACCTGCTGGCCCGCTTGGGGCTTCTCTCAAGCCGCTTCCTGCTGCAAAACTGGCGCATCGCCATCGTGCTGCTCATCACCCTGGCCGCCATCATCACCCCCACCGTAGACGTGTTCAACCTAGCCCTTATCAGCGTGCCGCTGTTTGTGCTCTACGCCATCTCCATCTTCACCGCACGCCTGGGCGAGCGGGGCCATCTGCGGGCGGCGCAGCAAGCGGCAGGGTAA
- a CDS encoding acyl-CoA dehydrogenase family protein, producing MAVLTNDQKMVLDMVRQVAREVLWEKAPQYDASGEYPWPQLETLAQLGLLGMTTPEEWGGAGLDSVTWVLAMEEIAAADPSVAVILSVTSGLPQYMLTKFGSPEQKKKYLVPLAKGEWIGAFCLTEPHAGSDPASMKLRAQKVPGGWQLDGVKSWVTSGGQAQVYVVMARGESGISSFIVEKDTPGLSFGPPERKMGLHAAHTTEVRFDGVFVPEGNLLGQEGRGLAQALAGLDSGRIGIAAQAVGMARAAFEIAKAYADARTQFGQKIREFQGVGFKLADMHVKIAAARALTLEAAAKKDRGERFTLEASTAKLFASDTAVSVTRDAVQVLGGYGYHREYRAERYYRDAKITEIYEGTSEIQRLVISRELYR from the coding sequence ATGGCTGTCTTGACCAACGACCAGAAGATGGTCCTGGACATGGTGCGGCAGGTAGCCCGCGAGGTGCTGTGGGAAAAGGCCCCGCAATACGACGCATCGGGGGAATATCCCTGGCCTCAGCTCGAGACCCTCGCCCAACTCGGACTGCTGGGCATGACCACCCCGGAGGAGTGGGGCGGAGCAGGGCTGGACAGCGTGACCTGGGTGCTGGCCATGGAGGAGATCGCCGCCGCCGATCCCAGCGTGGCGGTGATCCTCTCCGTCACCAGCGGCCTGCCACAGTACATGCTGACGAAGTTCGGCAGCCCGGAGCAGAAGAAGAAATACCTGGTGCCCCTCGCCAAGGGCGAGTGGATCGGGGCCTTCTGCCTCACCGAGCCCCACGCCGGCTCCGACCCGGCCTCCATGAAGCTCCGCGCCCAAAAGGTGCCCGGCGGCTGGCAACTCGACGGGGTCAAGAGCTGGGTCACTTCCGGCGGGCAGGCCCAGGTCTACGTGGTGATGGCTCGAGGCGAAAGCGGCATCAGCAGCTTCATCGTGGAAAAGGACACGCCCGGCCTAAGCTTCGGTCCTCCCGAACGCAAGATGGGCCTGCACGCAGCCCACACCACCGAGGTGCGCTTCGACGGGGTGTTCGTGCCTGAGGGAAACCTGTTAGGCCAGGAGGGCCGGGGTCTGGCCCAGGCCCTCGCCGGCCTCGACTCCGGACGCATCGGGATCGCAGCCCAGGCGGTAGGGATGGCCCGCGCCGCCTTCGAAATCGCTAAAGCCTACGCCGATGCGCGTACCCAGTTCGGCCAGAAGATCCGCGAGTTTCAGGGGGTGGGCTTCAAACTGGCCGACATGCACGTGAAGATCGCCGCCGCTCGTGCCCTCACCCTCGAGGCCGCCGCCAAGAAAGACCGGGGTGAGCGCTTCACGCTCGAGGCCTCCACCGCCAAGCTCTTCGCCTCCGACACGGCGGTGAGCGTCACCCGCGACGCGGTGCAGGTGCTGGGCGGCTACGGCTACCACCGCGAGTACCGCGCCGAGCGCTACTACCGCGACGCCAAGATCACCGAGATCTACGAGGGCACCAGCGAAATCCAGCGCCTGGTGATCTCGCGTGAGCTCTACCGCTGA
- a CDS encoding ribose-phosphate diphosphokinase: MWELGEGLEIRLFSGSANRPLAEAVAHSLGLSLGKAVVERFPDGEVRVRLLESVRGADVYLIQPTAPPVNDHLMELLIMADAVRRSSAARINAVIPYFGYARQDKQTQGREPISAKLVADLIQEVGVHRVITVDLHAPQIQGFFNIPVDELSAVKLFASYLEHKHLTDNAVVVSPDSGRAEHARRLSERLSLPLAILAKRRIGPHETQVAYVIGDVAGKRPLIVDDIISTGGTIRRGVEALVAAGAQEAIVMATHGVLVGPAHENLSHPAIREVVFTDTIQLTPAMGFNILSTADLLAQAIRNVHTNRSVSALI; the protein is encoded by the coding sequence ATGTGGGAACTTGGAGAGGGGCTCGAGATTCGGCTCTTTAGCGGCAGCGCCAACCGGCCACTGGCCGAGGCCGTAGCGCACTCCCTTGGCCTGAGCTTGGGCAAGGCTGTGGTCGAGCGTTTCCCCGATGGCGAGGTGCGGGTGCGGTTGCTGGAGAGTGTGCGCGGCGCCGATGTGTACCTCATCCAGCCCACTGCCCCGCCGGTCAACGACCACCTGATGGAACTCCTGATCATGGCTGACGCTGTGCGCCGCAGCAGCGCGGCCCGCATCAACGCGGTCATCCCCTACTTTGGCTACGCCCGCCAGGACAAGCAGACCCAGGGTCGCGAGCCCATCAGCGCTAAACTGGTGGCCGACCTGATCCAGGAAGTCGGGGTCCACCGCGTCATCACCGTAGACCTGCACGCCCCCCAGATTCAGGGTTTTTTCAACATCCCCGTCGATGAGCTCTCGGCGGTCAAGCTCTTCGCCAGCTACCTCGAGCACAAGCACCTCACCGACAACGCCGTGGTGGTCTCGCCCGATTCGGGCCGAGCCGAACACGCCCGCCGCCTCTCCGAACGGCTGAGCCTGCCGCTGGCGATCCTGGCTAAGCGCCGTATCGGTCCCCACGAGACCCAGGTGGCCTACGTGATCGGCGATGTGGCAGGCAAGCGCCCCCTGATCGTCGATGACATCATCTCCACGGGGGGCACCATCCGCCGGGGCGTCGAAGCTCTGGTAGCCGCCGGAGCCCAGGAAGCCATCGTCATGGCGACCCACGGGGTGCTGGTAGGCCCGGCCCACGAAAACCTCTCCCACCCGGCCATCCGCGAGGTGGTCTTCACCGACACCATTCAGCTCACCCCGGCCATGGGCTTCAACATCCTCTCCACCGCCGATCTGCTGGCCCAGGCCATCCGCAACGTGCACACCAACCGCTCGGTGAGCGCGCTGATTTGA